The sequence GGTTCGTGAAAAACCCCGAGTGGTTCGACGTCATCGTCACCGACAACATGTTCGGGGACATCATCACCGACCTGGGGGCCATCATCCAGGGCGGCATGGGGGTGGCCGCCGGCGGCAACATCAACCCGGAAGGGGTCTCCATGTTCGAACCCATCGGCGGCTCCGCCCCCAAATACACCGGGAAAAAGGTGGTCAACCCCATCGCCGCCATCGCCGCGGCCCAGATGATGCTGGAGACCCTGGGCGAGGCCAAGGCCGCCGCTGCGGTGGAGGCA is a genomic window of Desulfobaccales bacterium containing:
- a CDS encoding isocitrate/isopropylmalate family dehydrogenase is translated as FVKNPEWFDVIVTDNMFGDIITDLGAIIQGGMGVAAGGNINPEGVSMFEPIGGSAPKYTGKKVVNPIAAIAAAQMMLETLGEAKAAAAVEAGIRKTVTLMKSMAAGQMGYNTEEVGDLVAQHAAAAL